A window of Bacillus sp. DX3.1 genomic DNA:
GCCGTCCCATCCGAAAGCATCTACGATAAAGCCCATTGCAGCATTCGAAAACGCTACACCCCAAGGTAAACGTTTTCGCGAAAAAAGTTGTTGACACTATTAATTAGATGAATTAATATTTAAACACGTTAAATATTTTATTGCTTAAATAAGAGGTGGAAAGATGCAAAATGATATGACTCATATTGATAAAATTCAGGCGCTTGCATTTTCTATAGGAAAGAAAATGCAAACGGAATTATTAGAGCAATTACAATTATCAGGACTCACACCGCCGCAATTTTATATTTTAAAAATTTTAGATCATTACGGTGCATCGAGAGCGACAGAATTAGCGAAGAAAATGTATGTGAAGCCAAGTGCTATTACAGTGATGATAGATCGTTTAATCAA
This region includes:
- a CDS encoding MarR family transcriptional regulator translates to MQNDMTHIDKIQALAFSIGKKMQTELLEQLQLSGLTPPQFYILKILDHYGASRATELAKKMYVKPSAITVMIDRLINQELVLRYHDKKDRRVVVIELTTKGKDVLEEAMTARNQHIAKYFSQLEIQEREDLLRLFEKLEAIICQATEKKETK